cagaggcacttgacaactaagccacatccccagccctattttgtattttatttaaagtcaggatttcactgagttgcttagcacctcacttttactgaggttggctttgaactcgcaatcctcctgaaTTCAGTcttataatacaatttttaaagtatcaaaGCAAGAAAAGTGGTAatatttctaagttttaaaacAAGACGTCTTTTTTATTCCTATGAAAGAATGAGGAAAGTAATTTAGAACATGAAAGAAATGTCATTCTTTCTACATCTTTCTTTTGAGGACACCTGATATATAGATAGTTAAACATACATGTGGAATAAATGATGGGAGAAATTCCTTCTCCATGAAAAGATGAgccacaattttcttttttaggctttttttaattattaaaaatttgttctcggggctgggaatatgacttaagtagtagcacgcttgcctggcatgtgtgagacactgggtttgatcctcagcaccacataaaaataaagatattgtgtccacctaaagctaaaaaataaatacttaaaaaatttgttctttttagatgaacatgaaaatagagtgtattttgacattatatagccagtgaaactccacacaTTTCTTTTTGTATAGCTCCCTTAATTAATGTGTTTTAAATGATTCTATTCACATAGGTCTCTGCATTGCGCTTTTTGTTTTATAGCAGAGTATAAATCTGTAATTATTTTGCCCAGGATTATCAGAGGCATTAATTCCATTTCTATAATGAAgaaattgtttatatttgcttatattgCGTGGTTTTAGATGAAAACTGCAACAATAAGGAGCTTTGGGAAAAGGGCAAGGAATATCTAGAACTAGCCTtggcagagagaaaaaggaactaAATAAGAGCTTCTTTAGTTGGAATATCAGCTATCTCAAAAGGCACAACTTCTATTATGGGAGCTTAGAGGCAGAATAAACTGGATAAAGAAACGTAGCTTTGATTTGGATTTTAACATAGAGTTGAAGTGACTCTTATAAAAACTCCTTGGAACCTTGGTTTTAAAGGAACATCATAGAATAAATGGGGGAGAGGACAGAGGGACCAGAAGATTGAGTATGATGAAAAGCTAGAAAATGACTCCAAGAGCAGTTAAGTTGGACCAGTTTGATGTGACAGGTCATCTAGCCTAGTCCTCTGAGAAACATGGAATTCCTCTCCAACACTCCTGATAGGTGGTCATCCCTGGACTGCCTCCAGTGGCAGAAGGCTTACTGACTCTGGAGGCTAGTAGTCCCTGATTGGGGTTATGCAGGTacctgtaatctttttttttttttttttgtagttgtagatggacagcatgcctttattttatttgtttatgtgtgctgaggattgaacccagtgcctcacacatgcaaggcaagcactctgccactgagctacagccccagccccctgtaacctttttttttctttttttactgattACAAAAGAGGGGTATGGcccctgtttcttttttaaaaaacacccagTATTGACccataaaattgaaaaagggcAAGTTCCCAAGAGCTCATTGGCAactatatattatacacatatacatacacatttttctcTACATATGCTGCCAACTGTGTAAAacagttcatttttaatttttgagaatattatatgTGGTATTCTGcagttttctcatttaacatTTTGAACATCTGTGTTGGTGCATATGGAttaacctcatttttaaaaataatcatatttagtATATACCAGAGTTCATCCAAGTGATGATAGATAACATGAATTAGTCTCAGTTTTTATACTCTTAAAGTAATAATGCCATGACCATCCATTATCTTGACAGTTCTAAtttcagagttttttgtttgtatattgaCCAAAAATCTTCCTCCTGACTTCTACTTGGTCCTGAAAACAGATGCCATCTTTGTCCAGAGTTTTCTCTTGAATTGAAACCTTCCTCATCTAGTTGAACATTCTTCCTTTGGATCTCTTCACTGTCTTCCAGATGTGGTCCACTTTGTACATGTCTTCTTTGAAGTGTATTGATGAAACTGAACACTGTCATAGTTCTGGTTTTTACCTGAATGAAGAAGGTGGAATTGTCTCTTACTTTTAATTCAGTCCATTAATTTATTAGCATCAAAGGCTGCTGTATCATGCTATTGGTTCATATTTAGGAGGGTCAGTTAAATCTTTATGGATCTCTGGAACATCTGGTGAAAATATGGCTTTCCTAGCACCTCATTTTACCTCCCAATTATGCATTAACACATAATCATTGCTACAATTTCAGTTGGTTCACAGTTCCTTGGTGTTTCTCTTCTTTATGATTAGATCTTGTTGATTAGTTTGCTGAAGTTATAGACTCTCTTACCCTCTATCAGTGCTATCACATAATCAAAAATTAAACAGGAAATAGGGTTGGTCTTGGCATTACCCAGTGAGTTGATATTGCTTCCTAGTGTGTAGCACTTTCTTCCATTTAAgtgatgttttttttaataatccagGATCCACCTCAGACCAACAAGTCTGTAGTTGGGAAATCTGGCTTTTAGTCCATTCTTCATGATTCCACACAGATTACAGAAAGTGATTAAGCAGCCCTCTCTGCAATGCCTCTCAGGATCCCAGGCCAGTATTTGTGAGATCAAATAACTTGAACCTGGTGTATATCACTAGCtggtgtttcttttttcccctcaaccATCTTGGATTTAAGTTTCTTCCCAGTAATTGTATTTGATCTTCAGATGGGAAAGAATAAGACATTCTTAATTGAGAATGGAAATAAAACAGGAGTAAGCCTGTTTCTTTGCCTGTTAATATTACACTAgccaccctgtgtgtgtgtggggtcttCACTTTTTCCTCTGTTGTCTTTTGACTTTAGCctctaaaatgtcatttattcaACATCTAGTAGTACTCTGTAAAGTCACAGTTCATCCTGAGGTTTCAGCATCGTTCACTGTATTCTTACAGCTCCATTTCACTCTTCATAATGCTTATTTTATGTTCCTGTTTTTACCATCTGTTGTAAGAGGTTTTTTAACATCTGAATTCCAGAAAGCTCTCTGTGCAGCACATCAGATTTTTTactttcccctttcttccctcatcAGTGTATTTTTGCAATTATGCAGTCAGCATTATGCTTTTGAGAGCCTCCAAGCCTTCTTGAGCTTTCTTACAGTTTCTGATCTTGGAATTGATCCTAATTTTCCTTTGAAAGACTTGAAATCTGCCTATCCAATATGtgcatctttctccttcctttcttgatCTCCAAACAACATGGCTGCTCTATCTAAAGCTTCCTTCTACTTACACATTACCAAGTAGGTTTTACTAGTGAGGATTAGGTCCAAAGTAACAGTTGCTCTCACTTCTCCTTTACTTTCTGAAAAGACTAATTTTTTATACAAACCACAAGCATGTTATTTGATGCATTGATTAAGCTGAGATGTCCCTTGGTCAGCAATAATAGCAaataacagttattttttttgtataatgcCACATGACAGATTCCATACTAAATTCTCTCCATGAAGACTATCTCACCTATCTCCTATCACAAGATTAGGAGGCATGGGTGTTATCATCCCAATAATAATGGCTGAAGAGACAGGTTTAAGAATATTGAATTAAATGCCCAAGATCACATAGCTTATTTCATAATAAGAAATTTCCCAAATTGAATTCTTAGCCCATTAAGTCCAAAGTTTTTGATTCTGCAactatttcaacaaaattgacacagGAGCATTAAAAGGGGTTGGAAACcataatctagagcttatatatccccttatatattttcaaatgctaTAATACTTTGCCTATaaattttctcaaaagaacataATTCTAAAAGTAATGATATTTATATCAAAGTGACCATAAGTGGTATCTTATTGcttaatttaagtttttataggtgttccacatctgggatgatGGGGAAAAATGGCTTTAGTCACCATAGTGGGTTGCTTGGCATAGTACTTAATTACTATGCTGGATAAGATTCTGTTACTTGAAAACCTGTATAGCTCTTAGATCACTTACTATGCAGTaggcatttaaatatttaatttgaggTTTATGATTTCTAGAATATTAACTTTTAGCTCCTACAAATCAGTGAGAAAAATGGGTAAGGCATACTTGTTAGATGATTCGTAGAAGAAAttaatggaaaaggaaaatatgaaaagatactcaTTCTcactaatgaaatatttttttgatgGCTTTAGGAGAATccttccccttttttttctctcgGCGTGGCGGATGAAACCCAAgtattgcacatgctaggcaagtgctttaccactgagttatattcctagGCCTTTTGGACCCAATTTTTAAATGGCAAGAACTCTTTttttgggctgaggatatagctcagttggtatagaatgattgccttgcatgcacaaggctctgagttcaatccttagccccctcaaaacaaaaaaaagaactttttttctgtttataaacataaacataatacATGGAGAACAAAgagtaaaaaaatgtttctgaaattcTAGAGAGAATCACTGCTAACACAAgcaaacatacataaaattttatttaattaggaTAATACCAGAGTTACcatactttttaagaaactgaataTACTGCAAACATCATTCTGTGTTAATATATAATCAGTGACATTATCCTTAGTGGCTGAGGAGTattccattgtttcttttttcttttgtgatactggggattgaactcaggggtactttacctcatccctagccctttttattttttattctaaggtaggatcttgctaatttgctaattTCCTGTCTCCGTCTCTTGAGTCactatgattacaggcatgtaccactgtgcctggcttccacTGTTACTCATAAGAGATTGAAGCCCAGTAAAacattggttttcattttaactttttatgtgTGAAGTAGAAGTAGTAAAGGATAAGGCctgatctttctctttttcctttattatttgtCTTATTGAAATTGCTTATTTACAGTTGCTCATTATTTGCTGATTTCTTCCACAGTTGTTATTTTGCTTGGATGCCTAATCATTGTGATCCatatgttcctttttcttcagaaCAGTTAATAATAGATTATATTCTCTTTGAAAGGAGTCATTAGGCTCATTCATTGAACATGTTAAGTGTTTTAATAAATGAGTatcatttaaagatttttctaaagAATAATGGAAGTTGTGCTGTAACATACTGAAAATTGTATGAGCTTTGGAGTAAAATTATCCTGGTTCAGGGTTCAGATCTAGCTCTACCAGTTTTAGTTACATAAACAAGTTGGTCAAGTCATTTAGCAttctaagcttcagttttcttatcagGAAAATAAGGATTGTTATTACTCTCTCACAGGAGAAATAATTTAATACAAGGTGCACATGTAAGCACCCAGTACAATAATAGTGTTAGTTTTCTGTCTTACATAGTTAGGCAGGGGGTTCTCAACCTTTTTTGAGCTAGTTAAGCAAAGCCCATGGAAAGATCTCTTCTCAAAGTAACAAtcttaaatgcataaaataaaatggctgagATTACAAAGGAAATCAATTAAGGATACTTTATCAAAATGcttaaatgtgggctggggttgtggctcagtggtagagcgcttgcctagcatgtgtgaggccctgggtttgatcctcagcaccacataaaaataaatagaaatagggctgaggttgtagctcagcagtagagcactcgccttacacatgggagaccctgggttcgatcctcagcaccacataaaatatatatgaataaaataaaggtattgtgtccaactacatctaaaaaataaatatttaaaaataaacaaataaaaataaaggcattgtgtccatctacaaccacaaaaatatttttaaaaatgcttaaatgtGGTGCTTTATTTCAAACACTTTTTTGGACTTAGGTGGGGAAAGAATGAATGGCtgtattacaggaagaggaagaaaggagaagggaagggaagggagggggaagtaGGAGAGAAAGCTCATAAATACATATGCTTGGTCTTGACTCCTTCTGTGCTGTCATCCCAGATTTTCACATTTTCCTGGACATTTCCTCCTTGGCATCTCAAACCAGCTTATCTTTCCTGTTTTCCTGTATCGATATCACTACTCTGCCTATCACCTCAAGTCTGAATCCTCAAATCATATTCAAATCCTTGCTTTTTCAACCTATTCCTGTTTCAGTCATGGATATCTATAGATTTGATCTCTACAATATCTCATTTCTCATATACAAATTTAGTGTCTTCTGACCTCCTTGTCATATTACAATATGTGATTTTTCTGTTGGTCCCAACCTCCTACCTCTTTCACAAGGTACTCCTTGAGTGTTTGGGGCCAGTTTGGTATGCTATCTATATAAAGTACTGCAACATTCATTCACAGGTTTGTTGTGTAGTGTCATACCTATATTGACTCACTGTATTAGTAAATtggtatttgttttcattttcccaaaTATATTCTAAGTTCTTTGAGGAAACAGGCCACATCTTATTTTCATATCTTCCCCACAATCACTTAAAAATTCATCATAAGATCTTGATAGTCATCATCACTAGGTAATTCCAACTCCAGAAGCAAAAAACCCctattttcccaatattttttagttgtagatggacacaatacatttatttatttatctttatgtggtgctgagaatcaaacccagagcctcacatatgttaggtgagtgctctatcactgagccacaaccccagccccaagacctaTTCTTATCTACTGAATTACTACTGTAGTTGTTGTTATCATACCAGATCTTTGTGTCAAAAATCTACTGGGAATCATGCACTAACTTGCATGATTCCTCAAATTACtcaatcatgtttttttttttggtgttaccTGTAGTTAAGAAAACTTCAGACATTATTTCCTGTACTATGAAGCCCATATTTGACCTCCTAGCCCCTACGAATAGCTAGGGCCTACAATAGGTGCCTAAACCATTTTATTATGAATTGCCTTTTGCCTGGAAATAGCTTATGCTTAAAAATAACTTGCTTACTTTTAAAAGCTTGAGAATGTATGTAGAtgattacaaatataaattaacaagaaaaacaactttaGTAAAGGAGCCTAAAATAATATCCTGATCATTTTAGTGAGCTTTGATATTTTGTTTACCACTTTTTCTTCTGGCTAAATtgttttacttgtattcttaggTTAAAACATCAGAATTTTATAGATATTCCCGACAGCTGCGCTATGAAGTTGACCAAGCACTGAATTACTTTCAGAACGTTCACCAGCAGCCTTTGCTAGATATGAAATCAAGCCGCATTCGTTCTGCCAAACCACAAACTACAGTATTCCGTGGAATGATTGGACATAGCATGGTTAACAGCAAAATACTTCTCTTAAAAAAGCCAAGAGTCTGGTGGGAACTGGAGGGCCCACAAGTACCTCTACGTCCAGACTGCCTTGCTATCATCAATAACTTTGTTTTCCTGTTGGGTGGGGAAGAACTGGGCCCAGATGGTGAATTCCATGCTTCTTCCAAAGTGTTCAGGTATGACCCAAGACAAAACTCTTGGCTGCGGATGGCAGACATGTCTGTACCACGTTCAGAATTTGCAGTTGGTGTTATTGGGAAGTTCATTTATGCTGTGGCAGGCAGAACCAGAGATGAGACTTTTTATTCAACAGAGAGATATGACATCACCAATGATAAGTGGGAATTTGTGGATCCTTACCCAGTAAACAAATATGGACATGAGGGGACAGTGCTCAATAACAAGTTGTTTATCACTGGAGGAATCACCTCATCCTCCACCTCTaaacaagtgtgtgtgtttgatcCCAGTAAAGAAGGGACCATAGAACAGCGGACCAGGAGAACTCAAGTAGTCACCAACTGCTGGGAGAATAAGAGCAAGATGAATTACGCAAGATGTTTTCACAAGATGATTTCTTACAATGGCAAACTCTACGTCTTCGGTGGCGTCTGTGTGATCTTGAGGGCCTCTTTCGAATCTCAGGGCTGCCCTTCCACAGAAGTGTATAACCCAGAGACTGACCAGTGGACCATCTTGGCATCCATGCCAATTGGTAGAAGTGGCCATGGTGTGACTGTGTTAGACAAACAAATAATGGTTCTTGGAGGCCTTTGTTATAATGGTCATTACAGTGATTCCATTCTCACTTTTGATCCGGATGAAAACAAATGGAAGGAAGATGAATATCCCAGGATGCCCTGCAAGCTGGATGGTTTACAAGTATGCAACCTGCATTTTCCGGACTATGTACTGGATGAGGTCAGACGTTGCAACTAATGACATCTTTCTCCcgttaaaagaaaagcaaacaaagtgTTTGTGATAAAGTAGTTAattaaaaagcataaagaaaaaccTCACCAGTTTTACTATCAAAGCCATTGGTCTAATATCGTAAGAATTTTTCATTCTGTGctagcatccttttttttttcttttcagtggccTCAAACTCATGCAATAAGTTAATTCTAAGCGCTAGCTCTTGAAACTACTTCCAGAAGCAGTTCAGTAGAATGCTCCACTTATCTGGAAAGTTGATTTTCTGCATTAAACATTTCTTTCAGATGTTAGCGTAGAAGTCGTGCATCTTCTAAGAGAAGACCTGATACGTGTCACTGGATGTGATTTCAGTCCCTATCTCTATCTGAAACCTTTTTGAACATTAGTTTCAGTGTATTTCAGTCTGTTATatgttttggttttattatttaaaagttcaaAACTCTTGACCTTTTTGCATGGCTTTTTgctcaaaatgcaaaattataaattttctacaaaattaactttttatattcAGAACACTATTTCTAAGCTGCCTTCTCTTATCTGCATTGTGTTAGTGAAAGCATATCCATACTCGCATACATGGTATAAATATATAAGGCACATCCCTTTTATGCGTGGTTAGGATTCTATATTTTTAAGCTAGTGCACTTGCACACACAGTTCGCCATACTTGTTGAATTTTAGATGTAATGTCTTTTCATGTATTAACATTTCTAGAAAGTTAAAATAACTGGAGTCCTCATTTGGTATCAAACTAGCCTATCTTCAGTCCATATTGATTCAGTAATATTTGAACTCTTATATTCCTGAAACACTTATggatttatgaaaacattttatattttcaaaagtaaacatTAGTGTTCCTTATCGAtacatgtcttttctttttgaaatgtttttctttgcagTCTGTTTAACGTTGCCCTGTTTTTAGTGAGAATTGGAGTGGTATATGACAAGCTCTGATCCTGCAGCGTGCAAGCACTTTTAAAGAGAATTTAGGTAATACCAGACTCCTAAATAAAGGCCCCTTAAAAGTAAGTGCAACTCCCATTCTTTACATTCATTAAGGCTGCTGCATCTGTTATTGAATGGAGGGTAGCAACGCTTAGAAAATTTGAGCTCAGTTTGACTTAGAGGCAAGAAAGAGAATAGTAATATTACTGGTTATATCTACCtgtttatttcattcaaaatattcagTGGCACTAGGGATGCCAACCCTTGGTTTTGTTTAATTACTGGAAGCTACAAGCATGAAGGATATTAACCACAAAGTTCATAATGGATCAAGAATAGCTGTTTGAaagcatttataataaatgttttagcaTTAGCTGCACCTTTCAATTTTTGAAATGCGAAGGAAGAGAGTATAGTTGACAAAAATTAGGCAAGAGTAACCTGGGAGTGGATCATTCAAATTGATGCCATTTTCTCATGAGTAGTCTATATCTGATACAGATTAGATCTATACTGGCAAAACTTGCCAGAACTTAGGATATTGGTGCAATATTGCAATGCCTTCTATATGGCTGCTGTTGTATAAGTTTtctagtttcacttttttttttttttgctgctgccaCCATTGAATATAAAATGGAAGTGTGAAGTCGTGGAAATGTGaagactgttttttgtttttgttttttttttgcagttctgatTAGACGTACTATGAAACAAAGCCTGATTTTAAGACTTCAAATCTGGAGGCATTTGAGGTTTAAGAAACAGTCAGGTATACAAGTagcttttgaaaaagaaagacattggTGTAGGTTTCAGAACTCAATAATAATGTTCTTTTGTACATGagtcttaaattttctttaagtggtcctttatttacttactttctaaaaatttgaTATCTTAGTTTCCCATGGAATGTGGGTAAAAgtcttttctacatttaaaaattaatttttaattattttactttggaaaacTAGGAATTAGTTTAGCCaattaattttttcctaatacattagtttgttaaaaattttgtatgtatgtctcttgctttaaagaaaataacGTCTTCATTATTTTCCTCATCATTGATATCTTTTGTTGGAAAAGACCAAGAAAGAACCATCAGACAGGGTACCCATATCAAAGGCTTTATACTCCAGTGGTGGTTCTCTTTAATTGCTTAGATATGATTTCATAGCCCTGTTTAAGGAAATGTCTGAGCAAACATTGAATATTCTTGGTCTTCCATTTTAAAGATAGAAGGCCAATATCAAAAGTTCTTGTTTCATAAAATTCGTGAAATCTTAACTTGAACTAACTCTGGGTTCAGCTTCATATAAGTCATGTCTGACCTGATGTTAGCTGTAATCAGTTTGAGCTTTAAGAATAGTTGCTATTGCTTGGGTTCTGAATGTATGAGAAAACTCTTCTGTTTATATGTAGTTCTAATTTAGGT
This window of the Urocitellus parryii isolate mUroPar1 chromosome X, mUroPar1.hap1, whole genome shotgun sequence genome carries:
- the Klhl15 gene encoding kelch-like protein 15, whose product is MAGDVEGFCSSIHDTSVSAGFRALYEEGLLLDVTLVIEDHQFQAHKALLATQSDYFRIMFTADMRERDQDKIHLKGLTATGFSHVLQFMYYGTIELSMNTVHEILQAAMYVQLIEVVKFCCSFLLAKICLENCAEIMRLLDDFGVNIEGVREKLDAFLLDNFVPLMSRPDFLSYLSFEKLMSYLDNDHLSRFPEIELYEAVQSWLRHDRRRWRHTDTIIQNIRFCLMTPSSVFEKVKTSEFYRYSRQLRYEVDQALNYFQNVHQQPLLDMKSSRIRSAKPQTTVFRGMIGHSMVNSKILLLKKPRVWWELEGPQVPLRPDCLAIINNFVFLLGGEELGPDGEFHASSKVFRYDPRQNSWLRMADMSVPRSEFAVGVIGKFIYAVAGRTRDETFYSTERYDITNDKWEFVDPYPVNKYGHEGTVLNNKLFITGGITSSSTSKQVCVFDPSKEGTIEQRTRRTQVVTNCWENKSKMNYARCFHKMISYNGKLYVFGGVCVILRASFESQGCPSTEVYNPETDQWTILASMPIGRSGHGVTVLDKQIMVLGGLCYNGHYSDSILTFDPDENKWKEDEYPRMPCKLDGLQVCNLHFPDYVLDEVRRCN